One Lytechinus pictus isolate F3 Inbred chromosome 11, Lp3.0, whole genome shotgun sequence genomic window, gagccaaaaaaagttaaggggGCACAACATGGCCTAAATGAATGACACAAAATTTTCAAAACGTCACAAAATATTGACTATTTTagaatgaaaattgaattttgtgatagcttttgtcatattaaaaaatatcaagttGGGTATGCACAAAGGGTGGCGTATGAACAATTTTCCACACGGTGCCATGGATAAATTGTTGGTACATCACAGCATCTTGACCAAATTTATTGAGTAAGATCTCATTTTGAAGCTAGAACTATAGGCTAAATATATTACTATGAATTAGATCAATACAATATCAGGAACAAAAACTATAGCACATTAAGTTTGAAGTAACAGGGGTGGCGAAGCCGGTGGATGCGGTGAATGATAGAATAttaattaaacttaattaacaACTTACTATAATATGTAATATGACTGTTATCCTCATATTTCTGGGCATTTCAAATCGTGGAACAACTACTAAATgtcataaaatttgacaattttgaaaatatgcagcaatgaaatacatgtgtatGTCAGCTCTGATCTGCAACCTAATCAATTAGTAAACTGGAAAAATTTGGTTAATTATCTCATTTGTAATcttaatttttagtacaaatgttgtGTATCATTGCAACAAACATTTCTACCCATGATGTTGTCATTTTGCCAAGCATATAAATACAGTGACATGtattttgggggcaaaaatGTTAAATTAAATACTGTTATATGCATACAATAATAGATAATTATTcgatttttggtacaatttaaTTATTGATGTTTCAAGATTATAACTGCAAAATACTAGGTTGGTCCAATGTTGCATTAACTTTTGACACCATTGTATGTGCAGCAGGTCCAATTTGAGAAAAAcgcatttcaaaattcacatttacaTTGACATCTATGTAATAATTAGCTGTTAATTagtcattttaaggaaaaataaaggtatttgagacttaaactttttcattatttagagAATGGTAATAGCTATAacataccaaaaaatgaaattattgacCATTTTTACCCTGTTCGCGAAATTGGACCACCTTATGACATGCGGCCCCttcactttttcattttcttcactcctttttccttttatttgtcTAGGTTGTGGAACTGTTTTAGGGGGTCAGTACACTTTTAAGCCCACAAGCTATaatctattcatattttaatgtactGCACTACCACCAATACACCTGGGGGCCATTTCGTAAAGCcatgaatgactttacgcacacTAAACAGGCATAAaaaaaactagcacatcaatgatgtggagctcatccggcatctcgcaacaaaatttaacacaatttaatttcagccccttgacactgtagtgaattatattggtgacataaattgaggatttagaattgaaattgatgaagaaatgacatagaagcattttttgacgacggacgccacgccatGGCATAAGCTCATttggcccttcgggccggatgagctaaaaattgGGGGGCTACTTTGTACTTTGTGTAATCTACTGCCTACATCTGCTACATTGCAATGgagattttccagggctcttttgggcattttaggCGCGAAACAGCCTCCAACCCCCATGTAATTTTTCCGATGACTGGTGATCCCTCCTTATGCTGATATATCCCTATATTGCCGACTATAAAGCACTGAGGAACATGTtccattcatacatgtaaagtcacacattacgaacagctttatccGCTTCATGACACATCACCCTGGGCCGTGAATCAGTCGCTCTCACTGTCATCACTATTCTCATCACTATTCTTATTACTATCACTAGAGTGATCACTATCactagtatcatcatcatcctcggtTTCTTCGCCACTGCTGTCACTTTCAAATATGCTTTCTTTATTCTTCGAACTTCCTAAAACCTTCAAGCTAAAGTCTGCATCAGTAGGCATATCCCTTTCCATATTCTGGTGCAGCCTCGTAGGAAGGACGTTTTTGTAATTTATCTTGTGCCGGATGATGACTCTTGCTGCCAACTCCTGCAGTTGCAATACAGTGATTGGCGGACTCATTACCGTTTCTATTAGCTTAAAATTGGACCTTGTCAAGCCAACATTCtgcatgatgtctctggcaGTTTCTCTATCGCTGTTCACTGCATCTATAGGACATCCATGATGTACAAAGGCCTCGGCAAGATCCTTGATACATCTCATGACCCTTGTTACACATCCATTATAAACGGCTGCAAATGTGGACATTGCCAAAAGATGTAGCAGGGTGTTCCCGCTTCTCCTATGCTGATATGAAGCACCATCATATTGCAGAGACCAGAGAACCAAATACCTGATTCTCACAAGCATGAATGGTCTTGAAAAGCTCTCACAGTCAAAGAGCACACAGCCATCTCTACTCTTCACATGTGACATTATTTCAAATGTTAGGGATGGCATCTTGCTGAACTCTGCAGGCTTTTCCCTATGGATTCTACACCTAATGATGCTCATCAAGTTCTCTATGTCTCGCAAGGTGGATTTGAACACATCTGGACCTGAGTAGCTCTCTGCTTCAGAAAAAACTATCAGGCTAAACCTTTCCACCAGTATCTGACACAAATCCATCAGGCAATCAATATGAGTATTCTCCAGTACTTGGATGTAAGAATGCAACATATCCTTTGAGAGTTGACGAACTAGAGGTTCTGGTTCATCTCCAAAAGCATGAAACACTCTTTGAAAGTTATAAGCATTTGATAATTGCAACAGTACTGTTCCTGGTATAGCCCCTCCATGTTTTTCCAATTCAAGGACATAAGAAAATATCTGAAATCCTCTTTCTACATCTTCCTCAAGGTACATTATAAgataagcaaaataaacaagGGATGGATATAAGTATCTCTGCTTGAGACTTGGAGGAAAAAGTCTCTCGCCAAACAAGAATGCATGAGCCTTCAAGGCACTCTCTGACGATTCCACTGATCGGATTTCATCCAATGTACGACATTCTCTTAAAGAGATATGTGAGAAGCAAGCAGCAAGTTCTGAGGGTTCATTATCTCCTTTCTCGAAGCCAGAACCTACTTGTAATTCAATGGCTCTGTACAGAAAGCCAAATGCATCTTCAGTTGGGTTTCGCCCCACAGTAGCACTTACCACTCCAAGAATTGCAGAAGCTTTGATCTTTTCCTCCTTAGTAACCCCATCGCCCATCGATAAGAAATAGTCAACAAAATccttcagtaaataaaatgcaGCTATGCATGAAGGGGTCCATCCATCTAGATTGTTCTGAACAGCTGCTCCATGTTTTACAAGAAGCTTTATGATAGATATTTTCGGGGTTCTCCCTTCCTTTTGTTTATATAGTTGCTTCTGAAAGTAATCAGTACCTACAACATCTTCCAACATACATGCATAATGCAAAGGAGTGTTACCCTCCTTCAAGCTCTTTGAGTTTGGGTTAGCTCCAttttccaacaaaaacttgacaaCATTCTCGAGACCTTTCAAACATGCCAACATTAAGGGTGTTTTTCCATCCACATCCAGGACATCAAGGCATCCCTCTTGAGAACATTGCTCTAGCAGTTCATCACTCACTGTATCATTAGAAATGGCAGTACTCAAAACGATCCCTGCTGGGTCCAGTTCTTGGGTTTCATCACAATCGCACCTGGATGCCATGGTCTCAATCCCGGGCGTCTACAGTGTATGCAAGTCGAAAGACGAACAGTTCCCTATGACCTAATGGAGAGAATAGAAAGGAGAGCAACCTACAGTTTGAATGATGAGCAATTTAgacataatgaaaataaaaccatGAATTGTAAAATTGTTGCCTACATGTTTTTTTCTGACcaagtttttgttttgttttgaaaatgtgaaaggCATGTTTGTATACACTACATGAATTAGGAAtacggtacatgtatatcactgaaggtgattaataacACTGCCCCATGGTGGGTGGTTATGCCACGTACATGTAGTATGTATGAGCACTTCATGAAATGAAGTGAATCAAAAGATGAAATGACTGGCTAGAAGGAGAGAAGCAGAGAAGACAATGAGTGGTTTAatgtaatttttaaattaaaatttcatttctttcaagtaGAGGGGAAAaaagtcaaatatgcattgtcaatattatcaataaatgaatacatgaatgaGGATCAACTAAGAACAAGGAGGGGACAGATAAGTTGCTGACCCTAAACAGtgacaaaaacaaaacttaCATTACattatcacaaagaaaatatccTCGTCTAAAATACATTCACACACGCCATTCGAATGCATTAAGAGATCTTATTATCTAGTTCGAATTATCATTCAGAACAATGTATTATAAATAATCAAAGGGACAACAAAGAGATAAGCCATAAGTTTTCCAGAGACCTGAAAGGGTTCTATACAGACTCTTTGTCTTTTAATCCTAAAACCGTTAACTCTAAGTCTTCATCCGTAACTCCTATTTCTAACATCTTGCGAAGCCGTTTAGGGAGCCTGTCTTTGTAGCTTATTTTGTGTCGGAAAATTTCTCGGACAGCTTGTTCCTGCAATTTTAACACTCTATCAGACGGCTTCAACATCCTCTTAAAATAGGACTTTTTGTAGGCACTCTGCATCAAAATATCCCTGGCAGTCTCTCCATTATGATTCACTACGCTTCAAGGGCATTCACGTTGCAGCAAAGCCAGAGCAAGATCATTAAGACCTGTAGGTCTTGAGACCTCCTGTCATCAAATATTGCGGAAAGAATTGAGTAATACCCGAGTCATATTTGCtctatggcggccgtacggcgacttgaaaacagccgttttaccattttttgtaccagctgcatATAGGTagtttgaatcaaaattaataaacgGCTCTTTTttactcgccgtagagcaaatgtgaccaaggtattagccACCATATGCAGTAAAGTGTTGCCACTGGAGCTCGCCCGATAAGAGGCATTGTCAGATTGGAGAATCGTGAGCAACAGGTATCTCAGTTTCACCCGCATACATTTTTCTTTGGCGGGTTGGTCAGAACTCAGAACATGCTTATCGTTTCGCACATGCATCATTAGTTCAAAAGTTAGAGAGGGCATactgatcaataaaaaaacattgagaaaaaaattacaaaagcacaggtaagaaaaaagataaattgactAACTTGAACTTAAAGTGCATGAGTATAGAAAcaaatttcacatttcacattttagtttctcttaAATTTTAGTAACAAGTATATTCTAAGATGCAAAAAAAGTTAGAGATATTCAATACAATATTAAGCTTCAGTCAACACTGCCAATTATTGCTCAATTATCTCCAGACATGTATTCTCAACTCTGAAACCATGAGTTGTtgatgtaaaattatacatcatGAATTTTATCCTTCTAACGATAAAATAATCAACATGACCATGTaaccaaaaatatttcaaacataTCAGACATGCAGCATTTTTAACAATTCAAGTATATTTCATCATGAGCAGAAACAtagattttattttacatataaaGTACATTAAATATCTGGGACTTGTAACATTAAGAATCACAATCaatatttacaatcaattgtaatatttttgtaCTTGATTTGCCATAGAGTTTAAATAATggattttacaattgattttattatttcatgttttggTACCAATTCATACAGAGTTCTAATAAAAGCAAATGCACAAAATCTATAACAAGTTGACTATCAGCCAATcgaataaatttattttaaagttttatgaaatggatcACTAGAATGATACCAAGCAACCACCAAATTTTCAAACAGCTAATTAATAAACATCATTTATCCATATTCTTGAATTTATACTTCATTTCTTTCGACCATATGGGGAGttgataataaaacaataaaatgcagTGGCAGATTATATATTTTGAATTGGAGGGGAATGCAAAGAGCAAATTTAAATATAGAGGGTGTGCAGATCAAATTATCCTAGctacattaacatgtatggtcAGTGGTTGATTCTCAAAATAAGGAGGGATGTACGTAAATTATGCCCCCACCTAGATCCACCATTGTATAAAGTGACACAAAGAAGACAAAGATAGCAGTATAATTTGGCAGAGTAGGAAATCAATTCTATTTTTAGgggctatttttctttttcacattGGAGTGATTTCAGAATTTTGGGggcttttctttcatttgtagGGCTACTTTTAGgggtaaaaactatttttttttggtagaatgttctttgggcctgatgttgccatcatGAACTGATGAAAAGTGGCCCGTGACTGCCACATAATACACTATTATTAAATAATGTGACAATAGTAATTAGATGGAATGGGCAGTCAACCCAAACCAGTTATTCTTCTGCCAGTTAcaatgttgattttttaaatcaatattgaatATTCTTTGGAACAGATCTTGGGGCGACTATAGAAAGAATGGTTGCCCCAAAGCATGTATTTGGGGGGATTTTAGGGGCGATTTAGGCTGTTATGAGGGCAAAATCGCCCATTGCCATCATGTATTCCCTACGCTGTAAATTGGACATACAAAACATAATATTATAACTAGCAGTAGTACATATTGAGACAAACTAAACTTTGTACATGTGTATACATGCAGGTGCTGTTTTCATAAATTTCAAGACTAAAGAAAAGATAGATTATTGATAGCTGAGATCCAAAtacaatatgtatatattatacaaTTTATACCAGAAAACAGTGTACTGAgctaaaaaaaagttaaggggCCACAACATGGCCTAAATGAATGAGACATAATTTTagaatgaaaattgaattttgtgatatagCTTTtgtcatattaaaaaatatcacatttcactttttccttttctttactcctttttccttttaattgtCTAGGTTGTGGAACTTTTTTTAGGGGGTCAGTACCCTATTGTTGTGTTGTCGTTGGGACGATTGCACTTTTGCTTTCAACCAGTCTTAAATGAAGAAAATGCAATGCAGGGTGTACAGTGTATATGTACATTTAGTAAAGATGATTATAacttgatgatgataatgatgataaatacaTAAAGTCTAATAATGACTATATTCTGAAGATGATAGAATAAACTCTTGCAGCATAAAATACAAACTCTTCTGTAGCTCTATACTCGAAAgtagtgaataaaaaaaaaacataaaatgtgtGTGTGCGGCAGAAGTTTAGCTGGAAGAAGAATGAGTAAtattttctttagaaagttGAAATTGGTAAACGTGATTTCCTGTTATACTTCCTGTAGAAGCATCAATTAAGTATTGATTatgtattgatatattattgaatatgtgaGATATGTCTTATCATCACGTAACACTATAAGCCCACGATCTATAATCTAGctattccttttatttttaatgtactGCACTTCCAACAACACACttgggggccatttcataaagccatACATGACTTCACGCACACTaaacaggcaaaaaaaaatggggggggggggggctcctttGTGAATTGTGCAATCTACTGCCTACATCTGCTATACTGCAATGAATGGATATTTTTCAGGgctcttttgggcattttaggCGCGAAACAGCCTCAAACCCCCATGTCATTTTTCAGATGACTGGTGATCCCTCCTTGTGCTGATATATCCCAATGTTGCTGACTAAGCACTTAAGAACATGTTCCATTCATAAATGTAAAGTCACACATTAGGAGCAGCTTTATCGGCTTCGTGACACATCACCCTGGGCGGTGAATCAGTCACTCTCACTGTCATCACTATTCTTATTACTATCACTAGAGTGATAACTATCACTagtatcatcactatcatcctCGGTTTCTTCGCCACTGCTGTCACTTTCAAATCTGCTTTCTTTATTCTTCAAACTTCCTAAAACCTTCAAGCTAAAGTCCGCATCAGTAGGCCTATCCCATTCTATATTCTGGTGCAGCCTCGTAGGAAGGACGTTTTTGTAATTTATCTTGTGCCGGATGATGACTCTCACTGCCAACTCCTGCAGTTGCAATACAGTGATTGGCGGACTCATTACCGTTTCTATTAGCTTAAAATTGGACCTTGTCAAGCCAACATTCtgcatgatgtctctggcaGTTTCTCCATCGCTGTTCACTGCATCTATAGGACATCCATGATGTACAAAGGCCTCAGCAAGATCCTTGATACATCTCATGACCCTTGTTACACATCCATTATAAACGGCTGCAAATGTGGACATTGCCAAAAGATGTAGCAGGGTGTTCCCGCTTGTCCTATGCCGATATGAAGCACCATCATATTGCAGAGCCCAGAGAACCAAATACCTGATTTTCACAAGCGTGAATTGTCTTGAATAGCTCTCGCAGTCAAAGAGCACACGGCCATCTTTACTCTTCACATGTGACATTATTTCAAATGTTAGGGATGGCATCTTGCTGAACTCTGCAGGCTTTTCCCTATGGATTCTACACCTAATGATACTCATCAAGTTCTCTATGTCTCGCAAGTTGGATTTCAACTCATATGGAACTGAGTAGCTGCTCCGTGCTTCAGAAAAAACTATCAGGCTAAACCTTTCCACCAGTATCTGACACAAATCCATCAGGCAATCAATACGAGTATTCTCCAGTACTTGGATGTAAGAATGCAACACATCCTTTGAGAGTTGACGAACTAGAGGTTCTGGTTCATCTCCAAAAGCATGAAACACTAATTGAAAGTCATAAGCATATGATAATTGCAACAGTACTGTTCCTGGTATAGCCTCTCCATGTCTTTCCAATTCAAGGACATGAGAAAATATCTGAAATCCTCTTTCTACATCTTCCTCCAGGTACATTATAAgataagcaaaataaacaagGTATGGATATAAGTATCTCTGCTTGAGACTTGGAGGAAAAAGTCTCTCGCCAACCAAGAATGCATGAGCCTTCAAGGCACTCTCTGACGATTCCACTGATCGGATTTCATCCAATGTACGACATTCTCTTAAGGAGATATGTGAGAAGCAAGCAGAAAGTTCTGAGGGTTCATTATCTCCTTTCTCGAAGCCTGAACCTACTTGAAATTCAATGGCTCTGTACAGAAAGCCAAATGCATCTTCAGTTGGGTTTCGCCCCACAGTAGCACTTACCACTCCAAGAATTGCAGAAGCTTTGATCTTTTCCTCCTTAGTAACCCCATCGCCCATCGATAAGAAATAGTCAACAAAATccttcagtaaataaaatgcaGCTATGCATGAAGGGGTCCATCCATCTAGATTGCTCTGAACAGCTGCTCCATGTTTTACAAGAAGCTTTATGATAGATATTTGCGGGGTTCTCCCTTCCTTTTGTTTATATAGTTGCTTCTGAAAGTAATCAGTACCTACAACATCTTCCAACATACATGAATAATGCAAAGGAGTGTTACCCTCCTTCAAGCTCTTTGAGTTTGGGTTAGCTCCAttttccaacaaaaacttgacaaCATTCTCGAGACCTTTCAAACATGCCAACATTAAGGGTGTTTTTCCATCTACATCCGGGACATCAAGGCATCCCTCTTGAGAACATTGCTCTAGCAGTTCATCACTCACTGTATCATTAGAAATGGCAGTACTCAAGACGATCCCTGCTGGGTCCAGTTCTTGGGTTTCATCACAATTGCACGTGGATGCCATGGTCTCAATCCCGGGCGTCTACAGTGTATGCAAGTCGAAAGACGAACAGTTCCCTATGACCTAATGGAGAGAATATAAAGGAGCAACCTACAGTTTGAATGATGAGCAATTTAgacataatgaaaataaaaccatgaattgtaaaattgttgcctacatgtacatgtttttttctgaccaagtttttgttttgttttgaaaatgtgaaaggCATGTTTGTATACACTACATAAATTAGGAAtacggtacatgtatatcactgaaggtgattaataacACTGCCCCATGGTGGGTGGTTATGCCACGTAGTATGAGCACTTCATGAAATGAAGTGAATCAAAAGATGAAATGACTGGCTAGAAGGAGAGAAGCAGAGAAGACAATGAGTGGTTTAATgtaactttttaattaaaatttcatttctttcaagtaGAGGGGAAAAAaggtcaaatatgcattgtcaatattatcaataaatgaatacatgaatgaGGATCAACTAAGAACAAGGAGGGGACAGATAAGTTGCTGACCCTAAACAgtgacaaaaacaaagaaaatatcctTGTCTAAAATACATTCACACACGCCATTAGAATGCATTAAGAGATCTTATTATCTAGTTCCACAAGTCCTCTACCTTTCCCATGGTGACTTTCAAAACATCTTTACTTGAAGAGGTCAATGTGTCATAAAACAGTACCGGTATGTCACTAATTTTCTGTGTAAGAGAAAGACATGCATCTACCACATAATCAATAATGTATGTTTTTCCATAGCACATAAGTAGAGACAACATATCCATTGTTAGCTGACGTTTTGGTGGTTGTGATTCTTCTCCGTCGCTATGAGGAACTCGCCTGAACTGGAATGCATATGAGAATTCATAAAGTACTGTTCCTGGCATGGCTTCTCCATGTCTCTCCAAATCAAGGAGAAGATTGGATTGGATTAGATTAAGAGAAGATTAGATTGAAAGAAAATTGGAAAACCAATTTCTACCTCATCCTCAAGATAATATTTAAGCAAAATATGCAAGAGctgattaaaaatatatcttCTTGATGAATGAGGGAAACAGTCTCTCACCAATCAACAAGGCATGAGCCTTCAAAGCACGCTGCGAAGTAACCCGGGGAGCTCCGGCCTActtcgcgggccggagcccaggagtcGACCGTCCAAAACGAGAGACACGGGACTGGGGTAgatcactcctagtaccaatgaggtccaaacattaacatgtatggacctcataggcgacattacCCAAATTATGGGTTGGACAATGCTGTTCTGATTTCCAACCCAAGACTTTGGTAAATGTACACCTTAATACAAGTTAGAGTTATCCGATATACCTTTCATTCGGACGGCAAACCTTTATTTAGTTGtaaaaatagttgaaattaaaatcgattattgttaaacttacatttcaggccctttttgttgattttcggtGAGCGTTCCACACAGCTGCGACGAGTGATCAACTCCGAAGTGATACGcgtactggtcagctgatcggttggttatctttttgtcagacgttcataatttatgttaagcgtatcaatcttcagtatcttgatttcaaagcatcagtattgcagagaaaagtcattattgattggaatcagtggcgggggggggggggggggaggggggggggggggttgcggTGAGCATTTCTGCCCGttcccccttttgagatttatagtaaacattttggaattaaatatgttattaatactagttatgtgccccccccctcatgAGAATCACGTAcagcattatttgtaatggggatatttcgttcatattcttttctcttttttgcctttttttttaattgccaaattcaaaattttactggGAACATTGCAAATTAACAATATGACTTTCTATACATCACTTTTAgggacaaacttttttttatgggggtgggggttgggggcttgccaaatataatcaatggtggaaaaaatgacaactttataaaaaaattgtcaaa contains:
- the LOC129271168 gene encoding protein fem-1 homolog B-like, yielding MASRCDCDETQELDPAGIVLSTAISNDTVSDELLEQCSQEGCLDVLDVDGKTPLMLACLKGLENVVKFLLENGANPNSKSLKEGNTPLHYACMLEDVVGTDYFQKQLYKQKEGRTPKISIIKLLVKHGAAVQNNLDGWTPSCIAAFYLLKDFVDYFLSMGDGVTKEEKIKASAILGVVSATVGRNPTEDAFGFLYRAIELQVGSGFEKGDNEPSELAACFSHISLRECRTLDEIRSVESSESALKAHAFLFGERLFPPSLKQRYLYPSLVYFAYLIMYLEEDVERGFQIFSYVLELEKHGGAIPGTVLLQLSNAYNFQRVFHAFGDEPEPLVRQLSKDMLHSYIQVLENTHIDCLMDLCQILVERFSLIVFSEAESYSGPDVFKSTLRDIENLMSIIRCRIHREKPAEFSKMPSLTFEIMSHVKSRDGCVLFDCESFSRPFMLVRIRYLVLWSLQYDGASYQHRRSGNTLLHLLAMSTFAAVYNGCVTRVMRCIKDLAEAFVHHGCPIDAVNSDRETARDIMQNVGLTRSNFKLIETVMSPPITVLQLQELAARVIIRHKINYKNVLPTRLHQNMERDMPTDADFSLKVLGSSKNKESIFESDSSGEETEDDDDTSDSDHSSDSNKNSDENSDDSESD
- the LOC129272118 gene encoding protein fem-1 homolog B-like: MASTCNCDETQELDPAGIVLSTAISNDTVSDELLEQCSQEGCLDVPDVDGKTPLMLACLKGLENVVKFLLENGANPNSKSLKEGNTPLHYSCMLEDVVGTDYFQKQLYKQKEGRTPQISIIKLLVKHGAAVQSNLDGWTPSCIAAFYLLKDFVDYFLSMGDGVTKEEKIKASAILGVVSATVGRNPTEDAFGFLYRAIEFQVGSGFEKGDNEPSELSACFSHISLRECRTLDEIRSVESSESALKAHAFLVGERLFPPSLKQRYLYPYLVYFAYLIMYLEEDVERGFQIFSHVLELERHGEAIPGTVLLQLSYAYDFQLVFHAFGDEPEPLVRQLSKDVLHSYIQVLENTRIDCLMDLCQILVERFSLIVFSEARSSYSVPYELKSNLRDIENLMSIIRCRIHREKPAEFSKMPSLTFEIMSHVKSKDGRVLFDCESYSRQFTLVKIRYLVLWALQYDGASYRHRTSGNTLLHLLAMSTFAAVYNGCVTRVMRCIKDLAEAFVHHGCPIDAVNSDGETARDIMQNVGLTRSNFKLIETVMSPPITVLQLQELAVRVIIRHKINYKNVLPTRLHQNIEWDRPTDADFSLKVLGSLKNKESRFESDSSGEETEDDSDDTSDSYHSSDSNKNSDDSESD